The following proteins are co-located in the Limanda limanda chromosome 5, fLimLim1.1, whole genome shotgun sequence genome:
- the adra1aa gene encoding adrenoceptor alpha 1Aa, with the protein MVPVMDIMTPAPLTQNCSNCSRVFVPELNIVKAVTLGLILGVFIVFGIVGNILVILSVVCHRHLRTVTHYFIVNLAVADLLLSSTVLPFSALFEILDRWVFGRVFCNVWAAVDVLCCTASIMSLCVISVDRYIGVSYPLRYPAIMTKRRALLAVMLLWMLSIIISIGPLFGWKEPAPEDESVCKITEEPAYAIFSAVGSFYLPLTIILAMYCQVYVVARRESQGLREGHKTEKSHSERVILRIHRGNATVTEDEALRNRTHFALRLLKFSREKKAAKTLGIVVGCFVLCWLPFFLVLPIASIFPAYRPSDTVFKITFWLGYFNSCINPIIYPCSNQEYKKAFQSLLGGRCLRRTPRPQHQHLGAGHSQPQGLSRPLTLGPDSRVAPCQLSPSSSMALSRTPSSKDSRDWRVFSGGSTSGSGPATAGRAKVAKLCSKSFHQTCCCILSSGTPPQESDCAQPPPAANLPTIKIHQLSLSEKGESV; encoded by the exons ATGGTTCCTGTCATGGACATCATGACCCCAGCTCCTCTGACACAGAACTGCTCCAACTGCAGCAGAGTTTTCGTCCCGGAGCTCAACATTGTGAAGGCTGTGACTTTGGGCTTGATCCTTGGTGTCTTCATTGTGTTTGGAATTGTGGGAAACATCCTGGTAatcctctctgttgtttgtcACCGACACCTGCGGACGGTCACACATTACTTTATAGTTAATCTGGCAGTGGCCGATTTGCTGCTGAGCTCCACTGTACTGCCCTTCTCTGCCCTTTTTGAGATCCTGGATCGTTGGGTTTTTGGACGGGTCTTCTGTAATGTTTGGGCAGCTGTGGATGTGCTCTGCTGCACCGCCTCCATCATGAGCCTCTGCGTGATCTCTGTGGACCGCTACATTGGAGTCAGTTATCCTCTGCGTTATCCAGCCATCATGACAAAACGCAGGGCTCTGCTGGCTGTGATGCTGCTGTGGATGCTGTCTATCATCATATCTATTGGACCTTTGTTTGGCTGGAAAGAGCCTGCTCCGGAGGACGAGTCCGTCTGCAAGATCACAGAGGAGCCTGCCTACGCCATCTTCTCTGCTGTGGGCTCCTTCTACCTCCCTCTCACCATCATACTGGCCATGTACTGTCAGGTCTATGTGGTCGCTCGCAGAGAGAGCCAGGGCCTGAGGGAGGGCCACAAGACTGAGAAGTCCCATTCGGAGCGGGTGATTCTCAGGATACACAGAGGCAACGCGACCGTGACAGAGGACGAGGCCCTTCGCAACCGCACTCACTTTGCACTGCGACTGCTCAAGTTCTCACGTGAGAAGAAAGCTGCAAAGACCTTGGGCATCGTGGTGGGCTGCTTCGTGTTATGCTGGCTGCCCTTTTTCCTGGTGCTACCCATAG CCTCCATATTCCCTGCATACAGACCTTCTGACACAGTGTTCAAGATCACCTTCTGGCTCGGCTACTTCAACAGCTGCATCAACCCCATCATCTACCCGTGCTCCAACCAGGAGTATAAGAAAGCTTTCCAGAGTTTACTTGGAGGTCGCTGTTTAAGAAGGACACCCAGACCACAGCATCAACATCTGGGTGCAGGTCACAGTCAACCACAAGGTCTCAGCAGGCCCCTCACGCTGGGCCCAGACAGCAGGGTGGCCCCCTGTCAGCTCAGCCCCTCCTCTTCCATGGCCTTGTCCAGGACCCCTTCCTCCAAGGACAGCAGGGACTGGAGGGTCTTTTCTGGAGGCTCCACGAGTGGCTCGGGTCCGGCCACGGCGGGCAGGGCTAAAGTGGCCAAACTTTGCAGCAAAAGCTTCCACCAAACCTGCTGCTGTATCCTCAGCAGCGGGACCCCACCGCAGGAGTCAGACTGTGCCCAGCCCCCCCCTGCCGCAAACCTTCCCACCATTAAAATCCACCAACTGTCCTTGTCGGAAAAAGGAGAGTCTGTGTAA